The Arthrobacter russicus genome has a segment encoding these proteins:
- a CDS encoding phage tail domain-containing protein, whose amino-acid sequence MIPSHVLLAPEKVHFSLLDRIYNRPNTNVEIVLDKDGLLGWKGSPSMRRETIPRLGFPGSFSVNGVKDERLISVAATAYCDNELTADDLEDELAAILADGTEGVLTVTEGRKAPRWVSAWLATEIRVSRPSLTMVRFSYQVVAPNPRKFGATLAGATEPFSSGGGLYTMPLFGSPAAPGILDFGNVGSVGTVSIKNLGTADTAPKFTITGSIPEGLQIIRQDTGDVLQYVGVVLPGQTLLMDSDSGSVTLDGEDRGAQLIGRGWSRVFGGSTATWLFLAPNASGANLTVEVPPAWW is encoded by the coding sequence TTGATTCCTTCCCATGTGTTGTTAGCTCCAGAAAAGGTGCATTTCAGTCTGCTGGACCGAATCTATAACCGTCCAAACACAAATGTCGAAATCGTTTTGGACAAGGACGGGTTGCTTGGTTGGAAAGGCTCCCCCAGCATGCGCCGGGAAACTATTCCGCGGCTGGGCTTCCCGGGTAGTTTCTCTGTCAACGGTGTGAAAGATGAGCGGCTGATCTCCGTAGCAGCCACCGCCTACTGCGACAACGAACTGACTGCGGATGACCTTGAGGACGAACTGGCGGCGATCCTCGCCGACGGCACTGAGGGTGTACTCACCGTCACGGAAGGTCGGAAAGCCCCACGGTGGGTGAGCGCCTGGCTAGCAACCGAGATCAGGGTCTCCCGCCCAAGCCTGACCATGGTGCGATTCTCCTACCAAGTGGTTGCACCGAACCCGCGAAAGTTCGGCGCAACACTGGCAGGGGCTACCGAGCCTTTCAGCAGCGGCGGCGGACTCTACACCATGCCATTGTTCGGGTCTCCCGCCGCTCCGGGCATTTTGGATTTCGGGAACGTCGGTTCCGTGGGGACGGTTTCGATCAAAAACTTGGGCACCGCGGACACCGCACCCAAGTTCACGATCACCGGGTCCATCCCGGAAGGTTTGCAAATCATCCGGCAAGACACCGGCGACGTTCTGCAATACGTCGGCGTCGTTCTCCCAGGTCAGACCCTGCTCATGGACTCCGACAGCGGGTCGGTGACCCTTGACGGTGAGGACCGTGGAGCCCAACTGATCGGTCGAGGATGGTCGCGGGTGTTCGGCGGAAGCACTGCAACGTGGCTTTTCCTGGCACCAAATGCATCCGGCGCCAATCTGACCGTGGAGGTGCCCCCCGCATGGTGGTGA